A segment of the Nitrospirota bacterium genome:
TTGTATTGCTTGGGCATATCAACCGCCTTGAGTTGAATAAAACCCTTGCCGCCTGCTCGCGCCCGTTCAACAATACCTGTGTACTCGCTTTCGCCAAGCTCAATGGTCAATTTGTCGGCATAGCCGACCGGATGTTGCGCCCCCCAGTCGTAGCAACACATGCCGGCACGCCCGTCGTAAGTGATGAGTAGGCGCTGGTACGGTTGTTCGCATGGCAGTCGTCCGGTGGCGACGAACAGCTTGTCGTCCTTGTCGCGAAAAAATGGCGTGTCGGACGAGAGATTCCTGCCAGCGAGGGCCTTCCCGAGTCTCTGACGCGTGGGTTCGTCGAGCCCAGACAGTTTCCCCCCACGCTCCGTATACTGCTTCACTGACACGTCATCGACACAGTCCTCGAACAGGAGATAGAAGTTGTCGCGCTCGGTGAAGGTTTCCTCGGTCAGGATCATCTGGATCTTAGTGCGAGGAAATACCGCTCCCTTAGCAGCACGAATATTAGCAAACCGGCGGATGTTGCAGTAGACGTCGTCGAAACTGTTCTCTTTGAAGCGGCCGGGACGCATTCGCTCATAGCTTGCCTTTGAGCCTCCATCAAACGAGTAGATGATGAGGTCCAGGCCTGCATCAATGAGCGCTTCTGCTGTTTTCTCGTCCAAACAGGTGGCGTTGGTATTGATGATGGTCTCAAGGATGCCACGCCGTTTCGCATGAGCAATCAGCTCGGGCAGGCGCGGGTGGAGCAGTGGCTCTCCCCGCCAGTTGAATTTCATGGAGGGCACCCCGAGATCGGCAGCTTGATCGATCAGGCGAAACGCCAGCTCGTCAGCCATGATCTTGTCAGGGGTAGCAATGAATTGGCGGTAACAGAACGGGCAAGCCAAATCGCATAAGGCGGCGACTTCGATGTCAACGCACAAAGGGGGAATGCCCGCATCGATGAAGCTGCTCCCTGTCAATTTTTGCTCGACGGCACGACGCGGTAGATCTCGCCAGGACTCGCGATACCATCGGAAACGGTCCCGGAATTCTTGTAACAGGCGCCCATCTAGATCACCACCGCGAAGGGCTCGAGCGTGAATGTACGCCCGATTGGTATCCATATGGTCGAGCATGTGTTTGAGCCGTTGCGCTTCGCCATCCGCACGACTTTGTATGGCATCTAAACGTCCAGTTGTAGGGTTCATATGAGCAATATTCTCAGCTAGCGAGACGTGGATTGTGAAGAGGCAGTCCTTGGATCGCGTCGGCAATCAACTGTTGCAGGAAATGGTGCGTTGGGGCAGCCGGGTTGTATCCAATGAGATATTGGGGCCATCTGCCGGCTTGCCTTGAATACTCGTCATCGCTCATTTTCAACAGACGCAAGAGCTGCGCTTCGAAGGCTTCATAGTCGGGAGTGTTTAGTTTCCAGGGGCCTTCTACAGGAAAGTCATACTGAGGATCGCCGGTGAAGTTGCATGACATCACCCGATTCCCGCGGCCAAAACCTTCGTGGAGCAGAGTTGTGTGCTGTGCTAACGAAACTCGACTTTGGTCCACCAACGCGTAACTGGTGTATTCCCCCGGGGCATTGGGAATGACTTCTGCCTGGGCACCGATGTGTTCGTGAAACCAGTTCTTCTCCCATTCAAATAGGCGCGCGTTCGTTTCAGGATGACGCCGGGCAGCAATACACAATGTGGTGCCATGGGTCGCGCAAAATCGCTTGAGATGCTGGGCTAAGAGGGTAAGGCTTCGCATCGTCTGGGGATAAACCTTGTAGTGCTGGGGCTTAATTTGAGAAATCAGGCAGAGATCAAAACGCTTGATAGCAGGCGGTCTGGGTTGCCGTTCCCGATAATAAGCATCTCGCAAGGAGCCAATCGGATAGAAATAGTCCACCTGCGCTCCATGCCTCTTGTACTGATCAACATCATGCTGCCCAAGGCAGGCAAATTCAGAATGATAAACCTGGGATGTGCCCTTGGGGTTGTCTCGCGTCAGCATTCTTACTCCATTTTGAATGGCAAGAAACCGAGGCCCCTTATTTTTATGGTGGCGTGCCAAACGCTGGAAAAGCAAGCTATTATCAACGAAAGTGATCACGATGCTTGGACGAATGCTTCGAACTAATGCTGTGATATACCCAACCAACACCCTTCGAGTTAGCAGTGAATAATAAATAGTCCTCAGCATTACCGATATAGTGATGTGACCACCCAGCTTCTTGGGCTCAATACAGGCATAGGAGGCATTCCGGAACAATGGTGCAAACAATTCCGAAATATCATGGCCGCCACTGTCGACAACGAGAATAGAAACCTGTTCAGGAGCCGAAAACTTAATGTCCATATCTGGCCGCAATGTTACAGATAAGTGGCGGCTATTTTCGGACAGCAAAAATACGCAAATCAACTTTTCCGCGATGCGTCCCGGCGTAGCCGATGTCAAGAATGGCGAAATCCGTTTCGGCAAACCGAGCCTGCATAAACTTCTTCGAGAACAGATAATTATGGGGGCTCATGAAACGATCGTGATCAGCAGGTAGCGCAACAATATCTTCCGTGGAGGGCGTCTCAATATATAGATAGGCATTGGGCCGCATATTGCGGTTCAAGGCTGAGATGAATGTCCAAGGCTGCTCCGTATGCTCCAATACATGGATACAAGATACGAGATCATATCCCGAAAGATCAAAACCATCATACGGCTTATTCAACACCTCAGTGTCGTTTCTGCTGGACGCGACTATTGCAAAGTCTGTTGTTGGCTCTATGCCGAAGACGCTAATTCCAGGATTACTCGCGTGTAGCTTATACATGAATGCACCAACCCCGCAACCGATGTCGACAGCTGTCCTTACAGATTTTCCTCTAATGAGACTGTTCAGATGGCTGATTTTTGCGTCCAGCTCACTTTCTGCAGCAGGAATGCCAATCACCTTGTTGAAATATTCGTCCGCAGTATTTTTCTTCAAGATGTGATTGCGATAAGCGGATTGGTAGAGAGCGGAGGCCTCCACAGCCGTAAATGTCTGGTTCCGATACGTCAGTCCGCAGCTTGAACACTCATAGTAGCAAACAGGAGGAGGGAACGTGACCCCGATTAGCGTTGAATAGGTATCAAGCTCAGGATTCAATACCTCCAAGACAACTTCGTACTGCAGACTATTGCAGTAAGGGCATGCATCAAATTTGCTTGGCATAATCTGGAACTGTTTATGTAAGTAGAGAGACGGAAACCTATGGTTTTTGAAAGAATGCGTCGATCAGCTAGCGCATATAGCTATACGGGCTAGCTCCGTGAAATCAAAATATGGTTGTAACCCTTGGCACTGTCCTGAGGCAGGAGAGCAGAAAGGTCCTCAATCTTGGCGCCGTCCAGGGTAGAAGCCAGCCACTGGGGGAACGAGTCATGGAAGGCAAACAGGTGCTGTTTTCCCGCCATAGACGCATGATGATTGACAACAACTACGTTGCGGGCGAGTCGAAGACTATCTCGCAAAACTTCTGTGGGTGCGTTGGTATGGTCAAGCATGTTGAATATGCCTAGCAGATCAAACTCGGCTTCTGCGCCATCAGTAAGCAACCTGAGCTTTTCATCGAACGGCAGGACATCGGCTCCAAGGATCCGACTGCTATAGTAACTGCAACTTCCACCGTACCGAACGCAGTTGTTGCCCCAATGTTTGGTTGTTTCCTGAGTGAACAATGTCCGTTTCGCAGGCAGGGGATGGCGGGAGGTAAAAGACTGGCCCTTACCATTTCGCCCGGTTTCCTTCATTAAGCGAATTCGGTGATAGCCTGCAGTCAGCCAACCGGCAAAGCGCTGCATTCCATTGAATATGCGAGGGCTTGTTGTCCAACGGACGTCGGGAGAGCGTGTTATGGCTTCAGAAAAGAGGGCAATCCTTTTTTCCGGGGAAACTTCCATCCCTCTAAACAAAAGAAGGAAACCCTGGAATGGACAACCATATTCGGCATATCTGGCAATCTGACCAATCTTGCCTTCCAGTAATTGATAGAGCCTCCGGTTTGCGGCCTCGACGGTATTAGGGGAAGGGCTGCTGACCCAATGTTCGAAATTGCCCCATCCGGCCATGTGGTCCGGTGCACCTTCGGTGAAAATATAAGAGGCGGTTTCACCGCTGATCCAAGGGTCGCAGTAATAACTGTGGCACTTGTCACATTGGAAGACCTTGATTGCTTCCAATACCTGCTCAATGGTGAGCCCCAGCTTATAGGCCGCAAACTTCAGATAGTGGCGCCCACTGTCTTTACGGACGGAAGCGATCCCATCACTGGCTTCCTGCCGACTATCGCTACCGCAAACCGGACAGCTCGTTACGTCAATGATCCCCATTGACTTCACTCTATATCCCTACCAGACAACGGTATCTCTCGCGTCGAATGAATGATTGCCGTTGCTTGTCTTATGTTTATCATCACCGCGCCTTCATCGCCCTAAAGGTCTCGTTTTCCTCCATCAATTCGTCATGGCGGCCTTGCCCCACCACTCGACCATGTCGCAGCAAGTAAATCTGGTCACACTCGCGTACGGTGGTGAGGCGATGGGCGATGAGAATAATAGTAACCTTCTTCCCTAGGTTGTGAACCGCATCCATTACGGCCTGTTCCGTAAGGTTGTCCAGCGCGCTGGTAGCTTCATCAAGAATCAGCACCTGCGGGTTGTTATACAGAGCACGGGCAATGCCGATCCGTTGACGTTGACCACCCGATAGACGCACGCCCCGCTCACCGACAGTGGTTGCGTAGCCATGGGGCAATTCATTGGTTACGAAGTCGTGCAGGTTGGCGATGCGAGCGGCGTTCGCTACGGCGTTTTGATCGATCTGCTCAGGCGCCACACCAAAGGCGATATTGGCCGCTACTGTGTCATCGGCCAGATAGATATGTTGAGGCACATAGCCAATAACGCGCTGCCACTGGCGACGGTTCTCTGGACCAATCACCGTGCCGTCGACGGCCAGGGTGCCACTGCTGGGATCCAGCAGGCCCAGGATCAGGTCCACAGTGGTGGTCTTGCCGCTGCCGGTGGTCCCCACCAGACCAATGGTGCTGCGCGCCGGGATGGTGATGTTGAGATCCACCAGAGCAGGCTGTGCGGCATTGGGGTAGGTGTAGGTGATCTCTTTAAGCGTGATGGCCTGGTTCAGTATGAACTGTGCAACCTGAACATACGAGGGCTGTTTCGGCGCGAGGGCTATAAGGTCAGCATGCAGGGCGTTGAGGCTCGGCCCGGCGAAACGCAAGGCCGTGATGCTCACATAGATTTGCTGCAGAGCTGGCATCAACCGGTAACCGGCAAAGGCGTACAACGCAATGATGGGCAATGCCTTCGCAATACCGCCTGTGCCCGCCATAATATACAGCACGACCAGCACCATGCTGCCAAAGGCCAGAGCCTCTAGCACAAACCGCGGCAGTTGGGCGATGATTTGGCTAGAGGCTTGATGCCCGGCGAAAATCTTCGCCGGACGAGCGAAACGTTGGATATACGATTCTTCGAGACCGCCCACCTTGATTTCCTTGATGCCGCCAAAGGCCTCACTCACTACGGTGAAGCGCATCTTATTGGCCTCTAAACACTCGGAACCGATGCGCGACAGATAGCCGCGCATGAGCTTAAGGATGACCCCATAGGCCAAACCCAACACCCCCCCTACAACCAAAGCCAGCCACGGGTCTGCCGCGAGCAGCAGCATCAGAAGCATGAGCACCACTGCACTCTGTGCCACTAGTTGCATCATCGGTATCATCGCGCCGCCAATAACCTTGTTTACCTCCGACAACACCGTCTTGCCCAAATCCGCGCTGTGACGATTCAAGAACCAGGCGTACGGCTGGTTCAGGTAGCCCGCCACCAACCTTCGGCCGATGCTGTATTCACGCATCATGGTAAAGCGCAATTGGACGTAGGTGACCAATGCCTTGAAAGTGATAGAAACCAACAGGGCCATAAAAACCATCACACCCGTAAAGTGCAGAAAGGCCTGACGGTCCGTAAAGCCGAACATGTCGTAGATGCGCGCGAGAATCGCGTTTGTCTCGATCACTTCCGGGTTGGCCAGCACCGCCATAAAAGGCACGATCGACGCCACGCCGCCCACTTCGAGGAACGCCATGACCAGGATCATGCCCAGCAGTAGAACCGCGCGGCGGCGTTCATGGGGCGCCAGGAGATCGAGGAGTTTTCTGAAGGTCTTAATCATTGCGACCCTGAGCTTGCTTCATTCAGCAGAAAGTATGTATTTCTGACCGTACCGCACGCGTCGTGAGAGGCAATCTACGGGATAATAACGAAACGCGCCTCTGTCACCCACCCTCGCAATGTTGCATGGGGACTGCCTCTGTATGCCACTACGCTGGCACCGAATCCCGCACATCGATCTCCACCGCCGCCTGCTGAATCAACCGACACCAAACTATACGCCTGGACACTTTTCTTTTTGGAAAAGATCTCGTGCACTCCCAGAAGCGGCTCTTGCACAACCTCCACTATGATGCTTCTGGAGATATGCGTGTGAGTCGTATAGCCGCGCACTGGTCATCAGAGTCCTGAGTGCCGCAATCTCCGCGTCCATCATCGGCTCATGCGCTCAACTGTTTAGAAATCCCCTCGGGTAGATCCCTTCTCCAGCACGACGAGCAGTCGAAAGGCGAGATATCGACTCAATACGCCCAGGAGACGTTCAAGAGCTAGAAGGGGAAGTGCCATCCACGTCGACATCAAAGAAGGATGATCAAAACCGCCGCTAAGCGGATAGGCGAAGAAGGCTAGGCGATGGTGGCGGAGTTTTCTCAAGCTTGGATACAACTCGTGAAAACGCCTGCTCGATCGCTCAAATAGAATCGTCGCAATGGCCTGGTTCGCGTCAAATGGTTTTCGTCCAGCCTTCATAGGGCTCAATGTAAGAGGATCTTGACTGAAATCCACCGGCTCTGGATGCAGGAAATGGTAGACGGGCCAAGAGCAGACCGAGATATATGGGTCCATAATGATGATGCGGCCGCCAGGCTGCAGTATGCGGAGTGCCTCATCGAAGAAGTACCGAATGTTTTCAAGATGGTGCATGGTGTCAACTAGCACGATATTGGCAAAACTGCCGCTTGTGAATGGGAGCCGCTGCGCATCCACGACCGCGTCTAACCACGGCAAGCTAACGATATCGGTACAGACCACGGACGGGGCAAACTCCTTGAGATTCCCTGTCCCACCGCCGACTTCGAGCGTTCGCCCCGGCTGAAGCCATCCGGCGATCTCTCGATACCATTCCCCGTAAAGCATCCGAAGCAGGGGCTTTTCCTGCCAGACCATCTGGTGTCGCCGTAAAATCTCATCGGACATTACACAGCCTTCAGCCGGAAGAAACCATACACCGTCATCTTCAGCAGGAGCCACCCATGCGTGAAGCGATGGATATTAGTAGTCCCGTAGGTTCGCTCCTGGTAACGGATGGGCACTTCGAGAATCTTGAGATTGAGCTTGGACGCCCCGAACAGCAGATCGAAATCACCGAAGGGATCGAACTCGCCGAAATATGATCGATTCGCGACAATGCGTTCGTAGTCTCTCCGGAACAATACTTTCGTTCCACAGAGCGTGTCCTTAATCCGTTCACCGAGTAACCAGGAAAACGCCATGCTGAAAAACTTATTCCCCAACAGATTCAGATAGCGCATGGCTTCGTGTTCCATGGGATAGACCAGTCGGCTTCCATTGATGAACTCCCCCTTGCCGCTCGTAATCGCCTCATAGAATTTAGGGAGGTCTTCCGGAGGCATCGTGAGATCCGCATCGAGAATCATGAGAATGTCCCCCGTGGCATGCGTAAAGCCCTTGCGCACGGCGTCGCCCTTGCCCTTTCCATCTTGCACGAGCAACGTGATGTCTTTCTCAGGATATTGCGCGATCACCCGCTGAATCTCATCGGGAGTTCCATCCGTCGAATGGCCATCGACGAAGATAACCTCTTGATGACGGCCAAAAGAGGGAAGACGCGCGACAGCCGCCTCGATGTTCCCTTTCTCATTGCGGCAGGGAATCACGACCGTCACCGTCTGCGGTTCATGCGCAGCCACGGTGCGCATCCGGGCCACCATATAGTGACAGAGACACAGATGAGTCAGTCCTGGGAAATAGGCCAGAAATCGATTCGCGATGCTCGAAAGAATCGGGATGCCCAGAGGCATCAACAGACGCCGTTCCGCCTTCACGACCTCAAAGTCGGCCAGCCGGAGAAGATTTCTGATATCCGCTGGCGAAAGCCAGCTTTGCTCCTCTTGCGGCATTTTCAGGTCTACCTGCTCCAGCAATCTGAGGACGGGCTCCCACAAGAAATTGTAGTACGCAATGACAATGCGAGTCGTGGGAGTACAACAGCGACGGAGCTGCTTCAATGTCGCTTCAACGTCGAGCACATGTCCGACGAGATCGACGAGCAGAATGACGTCGAATGTCTCATCAAGTGCCAGCGCTTCTCCATCTCCGACCAGAAATTCCAATTCCGGGTGGCGCCTGGTGGCTTCCCTGACCATGGCCTCACTGAGATCAATCCCTAATCCACGCTGTGGTTTGAGCGCCGCAAGCTGGTCACCCAACCCACATCCAATTTCCAACACCCTCAGGCCCTCCGGTATCAAAAACCGGAGGTAGCGTCGCTGATCGTTGTAATAGCAGGATGCCCGCCATTGCCACGATTCTCGTTCAGACGCTAAGCGGTCGAATCGATCCCGAATGGCCTGCTTCTTGAGCATCGCTCTCTGGCCGAGAGACTGTGAAGGGGAAAGCTGCGGGGATACAGCGACTGAGTTCATTATGCAACGGCTAAATGTCGCGAAAGGAGCATACAATCGTGGAACAGACGCCTAGGCCGGCACCACATCGTTCACATCGATCTCTACTGCTGCGGCTTGCTGAATGAGGCGAACACCCAATACCAAGCGGTGGTGCTTTTCTTTACGCAAGAGAATTCCGCGAACCCCTTGCAACGGACCTCGAATTACTTCCACCTGCATGCCCTCGTGCAGATACGGATGCGAATCATACGGCAGCACACTGGTCATGAGAATTCTGAGCGCCGCAATCTCCTCGTCCTCGATCGGTTCCGGACAATGGCTGGCACCGACAATATCAACCACACCGATCGTCTTCAACACCGGCAGCTTTTGGTCAGATGCAAAGCGGACAAAGCAGTATCCAGAAAAGAGAGGAACCTCGACCTCTTTTTTCCGATCCTTCCATTGGCTCAGTCGCTTGACCGTCGGCAATAACGGCTCAATCCCCTGATTCGCAAGCTGGTCGCGCACGATCTTTTCATGACGAGATCGCGTCCGCAATGCATACCAACGTGACTGCGACTGAGGTCCGAGCACAGCTCCGCCCTTTCACTTACAGATCCAGATCGCACGTACCGCACACATTTCCGCCGCGCACGAACGCGGCCTGGGCTTATACCCGTAGGCCGAGGCTCAACACCTTTTCTCGAAGCACGCCCGACTGGACTAACTGCTCTTCACAGGCTGACGCATGCTCGAGATCCGTAATCAAGACCCAATCAAATTGCCATCGACTCACCTGGTCAGGTGAAGAAACGGGGCAAGACAGAAACGACTCACGCGCGCTTCCGTCAATAAATCCTACACAATCAATATTCATCTCTCGAAGCGACAGATAGGCCAATTCGGCTAATTCAGTCGTTCCGTAGATCACCACCCGCTGACCATGCGAGCCGTCGAGCCTGGACATCATCTCTTTAAGCCGAGCACGCATGTCTCGGTAGTACGAGAGAGAGTGCTGCATATAGAGATAGGTCAGTCGAGACTTTTCTGCGAGTCCTTGCGGGGTCAACAGATACTGAATGCGGTTGCGAGGGATGGTGGTGATCTTGATGCAGCCCTTGCGAGCGAGACGCTTGAGATACAGATTCGTCAGGCCAAGCGCCACACCAAGTTTCGTCGAGAGTGATCGCTGCGTCACGCCAGCGTCGCGCTCGACTTCTGAGAGCAAAAGGAGATCCCGTTGACCTTGTACGTTCATGAGCACAACCCCAACAGAGCGTTGCGTTCACGATATGAACATACAAGCCATTGTGAGTCAAGAGAAATTATCGCACTGAGGCCCACGGAGGGTCGTGGGTGAAACTGGCGACACTGGATACTTATTTAGACCAGACTGCAGCTTTGGAGAAGAGAGGCCTCCGAAAGCGCTTCATCGGGCAGGCACAATCTACCGTCGACTCGAACGGGCTGCGGGCATATGTCAACAACCCGATCGTCATCTTATCCATCACATTTCTCGATCAGCGTATGCCCATAGCGAAATCGTTCGTACCGCTTGATCCATTTGTTCCTGATATTGGTCCAGCGCCGTGCAGCCCAATTGCCACGCACGGTTCGATTCCACTTCTTTTTGAAATGGGCAAGATTTTCGGCGGGGTACACCTTGGTCTCGGATCGCTTGATGGCATCCTGCGTCACCATGCTGAAATGATGAATGAGGACCGATCCCGTCATACCGACCGAAAACCCCGCTGCCTGCGCGCGCCAAAAAAAGTCGATGTCTTCGCAGCCCCCATAGGCAAAGGCCTCGTCGAACAAACCGACACGATCAAATACCTCACGTTTGATTACCAGACAGGCTCCATATAACTCTGCCCGCGTGGCGTCCTTGCATGATCGCGTAAATTCGATGGCATAGGCGTTCAAATCGTAATTCAGGTGCCCCTCGCGTGCCGCAGGGCTGACAATCCCGTGATCCGCCTGCTCCATAAATTCCAGCAGGCCTTCGATCCAGCCCTTCGTCACAACGATATCGTTGTTCAGAATACCGATAACCTCGCCGTGGCTGGCGCGCACGCCCTGATTCCACGCCTTGGCGCAGCCGAGGTTCTGTTGATTCGTGATCACCGTCGCCTTCACGTCGCGCAGAAACTCCTGCGTTCCATCGGTCGAGGCATTGTCCACGATGATGAGTTCATAGGGTTGCTCCGTGCAACGCGCGATGGATTCGAGACATTGCCTCGTATAGTCCAACTGGTTATACACGGGGATCACAAGACTAATTTTTTTCATCGCGTTCCCTATAAAGCGTTCCGGCATATCTCCAAGAACTGCGCGGCGCGCGGTTCACAGGCATGAAATTTCAGCAGATGGGCGTGCCCTGCACCTGCAATGGCTTCCCGCTCGGCATCGTGGGAGGCATAGTATCGGACCAACGTCTGCAAATCACTCAAATCGGGTTGGCAAAAGACGGCATGTGTACGATGCTCGTAGTTATGCGGAATCACAATGTCAGGTTTCTCGGATAGCAGAAAAGTTCCACTGGCGACGATCTCCCAATAGCGCAACGTATCGAACCCTCCTCCCCGTATCGAGACGGCCACCTTCGATCTCGCCAGGGTGCGATAATAGTCCTCCGGCGAGAGTTTTCGTCGCTGGATTTCCTCCGGCACCGTAGAAGGATCCCTGATCTTGGCGATCAATCGCTTCAGGGTTGTCGCTTCGAGCTTATACGCCTTATCCGTCGCCGCCGCATACAATCCTGCCGCCACCGTCAGCCCCTCATGCGCCAGCGGTTCGAGGAGGGCCATGGCTTGCGCTCGTTTTTGGTGCGAGGCAATGCCATAGAACGACACGTCGATATCCTTCGCGCAGCCATGGTGCTGAGGAATAGCATCGGGCACCACACACATCGTGAGCGGATGGGTCCGCTCGAATAATCGGCGATTGAAATGGAAGGCCCTGGCACAGTCCACAAAACGCCCCAACTTCGACGTCGAAGTCCAGCGGTACTCGCGTTTGAAATACGCCGCGAACTGGAATCGCGCATCCACTTCATGTCGAATACGCGAATCGTCCGCGCCGTCAATGTAGACGATGGGCGGGAGCGGAACCGCTTGGCTCAGCCGCTCCAGATTGGCAAGACAGTCAGACCGGTGCGAAGCAACACAGACCAGATCGAACGCCTTGTCCCGCAACAAATCGCAAATATCGGTTTCCGAATACCCGAGGTCTGGAACTTGCGGAAGGAACCACCGCTTATCTTCAGGTCTGTGAAAAATGTTCTTGGAGGGAAAATCGACCACCTGTTCCCGGCCTAATAACCTAACAAGACCAATATACAACGGATCGGAAACCAGGTCCTGGAGTTGATCAACGACAAATAGAATCTTCATGTCTTAGGATGGTTTTTCAGCCATCGCCTTGAGTTCTCCTCCATATCCAAGATGCCCAAGGACGAGACAACCCACACCCGCCACATGGCGCAACACGCTGCCATGTTTCCGTTGACTCTTTGCGACGTACTGAAAATAACAATCTGCGCTCCCCAGGAAAGACGACTTACTTGTGCTGGTCGTTGTCTTCACAGCCTGAAAGCCTGCCAATTCAAGGAGTCTCGCACTTGAGCGCCGATCGAAATGGAACAAATGCCGTGGAGGGTCCCAGGCAACCCACCAATCGCCGAACAATGCCGCTTCGGCACTCCCTGCGTTCGGGAGAAAAAGCAGTACCCGGCCTCCCGGCTTCAAGATTCGACGGGCCTCCTGAAGGGTGGCAACCGGATCAAACACATGCTCTAACGAATGACTGAAGTTCACGACGTCGAAATAATTGCTCTCAAATCCTGCCGTTAAGAGGTCGCCCTCCTTCACGTTCAATCCGACGCTCTGTGCCCGGCTGACGGCGACCGGGCTGAAATCCACCCCGTACACATCCCAGCCCTGCCCGCGAAGCTCTTGGAGCAGTCGCCCTGGGCCGCACCCGACGTCTAACAATCGCCCCTGGCCTTTGAACGGAAGAATATCGCGTCCAGCAAATCGCAAATGCCAATATTCCGGATAGAGCGCGATACGCCTGAGCAGCCGGACCACCCAGCTGCGGCTCGTGCCGGGATACCCGTAAAACTCTTCCCGAATCCCCTTCTTCATCACTTTCGACAACCGCTTAAACAAGCGATCCACCTTCGTCCGACTGGAGAGTTCGGCCGGGGGATAATACTCCGATGGATAATAGGCCTTGATCTCCTCTCGGGTCGGTCGCGGATTCAGATACGTGAACCCACAGGGACAGGTGATCAGAGTGAAGGTCTCATCCTTGACGTCAGCATTGCACGCACCGGTGGACGGAATGACTCGCGCCGTTCCACCAGTGGATCCACAGAGAATACAGGCAACCGTTTCCATCGTGTATGCGTCCTTCGTCAATCAGCGGCAGGCGGATTCGGATGTTCCGCTGCGGCGACCTAGTGGAATCAACCGTTGAATCCTGGCGAGCACCTCGCCAAGATCGATCTGTTTCATGCAATTCTCTTCTTCCCGCATGCAGGTTGGATGAAAACATGCGCGGCAATCAAGCCCCTTGTAGATGACCTCAGCCGGTCCGCCACGCGGTCCCCACTCATCGGGATTTGAGGGACCGAATAATGCCACCATCGGTGTGCCCACTGCTGCGGCAATATGCATGGCTCCACTGTCGTTTCCGACAAATAGCGCTGCGCGTTGTGCGATCGCGGCAAATTCCTTGAGCGTCGCCTGTCCCGCCAAACTGATCGGACGGCTTTTCGCCGCCACCTGAATGCGTTGTGCCAGTGCCTCGTCTTCCCGACTGC
Coding sequences within it:
- a CDS encoding UpxY family transcription antiterminator; amino-acid sequence: MLGPQSQSRWYALRTRSRHEKIVRDQLANQGIEPLLPTVKRLSQWKDRKKEVEVPLFSGYCFVRFASDQKLPVLKTIGVVDIVGASHCPEPIEDEEIAALRILMTSVLPYDSHPYLHEGMQVEVIRGPLQGVRGILLRKEKHHRLVLGVRLIQQAAAVEIDVNDVVPA
- a CDS encoding winged helix-turn-helix transcriptional regulator gives rise to the protein MNVQGQRDLLLLSEVERDAGVTQRSLSTKLGVALGLTNLYLKRLARKGCIKITTIPRNRIQYLLTPQGLAEKSRLTYLYMQHSLSYYRDMRARLKEMMSRLDGSHGQRVVIYGTTELAELAYLSLREMNIDCVGFIDGSARESFLSCPVSSPDQVSRWQFDWVLITDLEHASACEEQLVQSGVLREKVLSLGLRV
- a CDS encoding glycosyltransferase family 2 protein, whose product is MKKISLVIPVYNQLDYTRQCLESIARCTEQPYELIIVDNASTDGTQEFLRDVKATVITNQQNLGCAKAWNQGVRASHGEVIGILNNDIVVTKGWIEGLLEFMEQADHGIVSPAAREGHLNYDLNAYAIEFTRSCKDATRAELYGACLVIKREVFDRVGLFDEAFAYGGCEDIDFFWRAQAAGFSVGMTGSVLIHHFSMVTQDAIKRSETKVYPAENLAHFKKKWNRTVRGNWAARRWTNIRNKWIKRYERFRYGHTLIEKCDG
- a CDS encoding glycosyltransferase; translation: MKILFVVDQLQDLVSDPLYIGLVRLLGREQVVDFPSKNIFHRPEDKRWFLPQVPDLGYSETDICDLLRDKAFDLVCVASHRSDCLANLERLSQAVPLPPIVYIDGADDSRIRHEVDARFQFAAYFKREYRWTSTSKLGRFVDCARAFHFNRRLFERTHPLTMCVVPDAIPQHHGCAKDIDVSFYGIASHQKRAQAMALLEPLAHEGLTVAAGLYAAATDKAYKLEATTLKRLIAKIRDPSTVPEEIQRRKLSPEDYYRTLARSKVAVSIRGGGFDTLRYWEIVASGTFLLSEKPDIVIPHNYEHRTHAVFCQPDLSDLQTLVRYYASHDAEREAIAGAGHAHLLKFHACEPRAAQFLEICRNAL
- a CDS encoding class I SAM-dependent methyltransferase; amino-acid sequence: METVACILCGSTGGTARVIPSTGACNADVKDETFTLITCPCGFTYLNPRPTREEIKAYYPSEYYPPAELSSRTKVDRLFKRLSKVMKKGIREEFYGYPGTSRSWVVRLLRRIALYPEYWHLRFAGRDILPFKGQGRLLDVGCGPGRLLQELRGQGWDVYGVDFSPVAVSRAQSVGLNVKEGDLLTAGFESNYFDVVNFSHSLEHVFDPVATLQEARRILKPGGRVLLFLPNAGSAEAALFGDWWVAWDPPRHLFHFDRRSSARLLELAGFQAVKTTTSTSKSSFLGSADCYFQYVAKSQRKHGSVLRHVAGVGCLVLGHLGYGGELKAMAEKPS